The following proteins are encoded in a genomic region of Nocardioides sp. cx-173:
- the edd gene encoding phosphogluconate dehydratase, which translates to MSPTTHPVVAEVTARIVARSAPGRRAYLARIRAAADQHPARGRLGCANLAHGLAASEPAEKTALRGRTKPNLAIVTSYNDMLSAHQPYGEYPPVLKQATVRAGGIAQVAGGVPAMCDGITQGRDGMQLSLYSRDVIAMSAAIALSHDMFDGALMLGVCDKIVPGLLIGALSFGHLPTVFVPAGPMASGLPNGEKARVRQLHAEGKVGREELLEAESASYHSRGTCTFYGTANSNQLLMEVLGLHLPGSSFVNPGTPLREALTRAAATRAVAITRQGGEPTPVGEIVSERAIVNACVALLASGGSTNHTLHLVAIARAAGIALTWQDLSDLSAVVPLLARIYPNGSADVNHFHAAGGVGFLIHTLLRAGLMHEDVETIMGHGLSRYTTEPVLRGADLTWEEGPKASLDRDVLRPATDPFAADGGLKVLTGPLGTAVVKTSAVSREHRVVTAPALVFDDQADFLAAFAEGRLDGVDLVAVIRYQGPAANGMPELHKLTPALGVLQDRGQRVAIVTDGRMSGASGKVPAAIHVTPEAALGGPLSRVRDGDLITVDAVTGRLLVDDVFALQQRVPTGRAPEGEEWAGTGRELFSAFRATVGPADAGASVFPAYGFPATEVPLAQPV; encoded by the coding sequence ATGAGCCCCACCACCCACCCCGTCGTGGCGGAGGTGACGGCGCGGATCGTGGCGCGCAGCGCCCCCGGCCGTCGCGCCTACCTCGCCCGCATCCGCGCGGCCGCCGACCAGCACCCCGCCCGGGGCCGGCTCGGCTGCGCCAACCTCGCGCACGGCCTCGCCGCCTCCGAGCCCGCCGAGAAGACCGCGCTGCGCGGGCGCACCAAGCCCAACCTGGCGATCGTCACCAGCTACAACGACATGCTCTCGGCGCACCAGCCGTACGGCGAGTACCCGCCGGTCCTCAAGCAGGCCACCGTCCGCGCCGGCGGGATCGCCCAGGTCGCCGGCGGCGTCCCCGCCATGTGCGACGGGATCACCCAGGGCCGCGACGGCATGCAGCTCTCGCTCTACAGCCGCGACGTGATCGCGATGTCGGCGGCGATCGCCCTCAGCCACGACATGTTCGACGGCGCCCTCATGCTCGGGGTCTGCGACAAGATCGTGCCGGGGCTGCTGATCGGCGCGCTGTCGTTCGGCCACCTGCCGACGGTGTTCGTGCCCGCCGGGCCCATGGCCTCCGGCCTGCCCAACGGCGAGAAGGCTCGGGTGCGCCAGCTCCACGCCGAGGGCAAGGTCGGCCGCGAGGAGCTGCTCGAGGCCGAGTCGGCGTCGTACCACTCGCGCGGCACCTGCACCTTCTACGGCACCGCCAACTCCAACCAGCTGCTGATGGAGGTGCTCGGCCTGCACCTGCCGGGCTCGTCGTTCGTCAACCCCGGCACCCCGCTGCGCGAGGCGCTGACCCGAGCGGCCGCGACCCGGGCGGTGGCCATCACCCGGCAGGGGGGCGAGCCCACGCCCGTCGGCGAGATCGTGAGCGAGCGGGCGATCGTCAACGCCTGCGTGGCGCTGCTGGCCAGCGGCGGGTCGACCAACCACACCCTGCACCTGGTCGCGATCGCGCGGGCTGCCGGCATCGCGCTGACCTGGCAGGACCTCTCGGACCTGTCGGCCGTCGTGCCGCTGCTCGCGCGGATCTACCCCAACGGCTCCGCGGACGTGAACCACTTCCACGCCGCCGGCGGCGTCGGCTTCCTGATCCACACGCTGCTGCGCGCCGGGCTGATGCACGAGGACGTCGAGACGATCATGGGCCACGGCCTGAGCCGCTACACGACCGAGCCGGTCCTGCGCGGTGCCGACCTCACCTGGGAGGAGGGCCCCAAGGCCAGCCTCGACCGCGACGTGCTGCGCCCGGCCACCGACCCGTTCGCGGCGGACGGCGGGCTCAAGGTCCTCACCGGCCCCCTCGGTACGGCGGTCGTCAAGACCTCCGCGGTCAGCCGGGAGCACCGCGTGGTCACCGCGCCGGCCCTGGTCTTCGACGACCAGGCCGACTTCCTGGCGGCGTTCGCCGAGGGGCGACTGGACGGCGTCGACCTGGTCGCGGTGATCCGCTACCAGGGCCCGGCCGCCAACGGCATGCCCGAGCTGCACAAGCTGACCCCGGCCCTGGGCGTACTCCAGGACCGCGGCCAGAGGGTCGCGATCGTGACCGACGGCCGGATGTCCGGCGCCTCCGGCAAGGTCCCGGCCGCCATCCACGTCACCCCCGAGGCGGCCCTCGGTGGCCCGCTCTCGCGAGTGCGCGACGGCGACCTCATCACCGTCGACGCGGTGACGGGCCGGCTGCTCGTGGACGACGTGTTCGCCCTGCAGCAGCGCGTCCCCACCGGCCGCGCCCCCGAGGGCGAGGAGTGGGCCGGCACCGGCCGCGAGCTGTTCTCGGCGTTCCGGGCGACGGTCGGCCCCGCCGACGCCGGCGCGAGCGTCTTCCCGGCGTACGGCTTCCCGGCCACGGAGGTGCCCCTTGCCCAGCCTGTCTGA
- the zwf gene encoding glucose-6-phosphate dehydrogenase, translating to MTLPTTELAADLPACDFTVFGGTGDLALRKLLPALYQRELEGRLPDATRIVGVSRSELDDEGYRQVVQEGLHRHVVADELDEGAVRRLLGRVRHLTLDSHEPEGWHLLHDLLKDRPTDEEAVRVFYLAVAPSLFGPTCERLGAAGVVEESSRVVLEKPVGRDLASALAINDEVGRVFSERQIFRIDHYLGKESVQNLLVTRFANTFLEPLWNSRWVDHVQITAAEILGVGDRGGYYDTSGALRDMVQNHLLQLLCLVAMEPPTYVGRETVRDEKLKVLQALKPMSPQDVDRDTVRGRYCEGLVDGLPAASYADDVGHPTSSTETYVAVRAEVQNWRWAGVPFYLRTGKRLDRRMSEIVVVFKEPPHAMFPHSEGATSPNRLHIQVQPDEGMRLHLTAKEPGPGGIRLRPVSLDLSYATTFTQRSPDAYERLLMDVMRGNPTLFMRRDEVEAAWTWVEPILRRWATSPERPKRYPAGTSGPTAAATLLERDGRHWQESDA from the coding sequence GTGACCCTGCCCACGACCGAGCTCGCCGCCGACCTCCCGGCGTGCGACTTCACCGTGTTCGGCGGCACCGGCGACCTAGCGCTGCGCAAGCTCCTGCCGGCGCTCTACCAGCGCGAGCTGGAGGGCCGGCTCCCCGACGCCACGCGCATCGTCGGCGTCTCCCGCTCCGAGCTCGACGACGAGGGCTACCGCCAGGTCGTGCAGGAGGGCCTGCACCGCCACGTCGTCGCCGACGAGCTCGACGAGGGCGCGGTACGCCGCCTGCTGGGCCGGGTCCGGCACCTGACGCTGGACTCCCACGAGCCCGAGGGCTGGCACCTGCTGCACGACCTCCTCAAGGACCGGCCCACCGACGAGGAGGCGGTGCGGGTCTTCTACCTCGCCGTCGCGCCGTCGCTGTTCGGCCCCACCTGCGAGCGCCTCGGCGCCGCCGGCGTGGTCGAGGAGAGCTCGCGGGTGGTCCTGGAGAAGCCCGTGGGCCGCGACCTGGCCTCGGCGCTCGCCATCAACGACGAGGTCGGGCGGGTCTTCTCCGAGCGCCAGATCTTCCGCATCGACCACTACCTCGGCAAGGAGAGCGTGCAGAACCTCCTCGTCACGCGCTTCGCCAACACCTTCCTCGAGCCGCTGTGGAACTCGCGCTGGGTCGACCACGTCCAGATCACCGCCGCGGAGATCCTCGGCGTCGGGGACCGGGGCGGCTACTACGACACCTCCGGCGCGCTGCGCGACATGGTGCAGAACCACCTGCTGCAGCTGCTCTGCCTGGTCGCCATGGAGCCGCCGACGTACGTCGGTCGCGAGACGGTGCGCGACGAGAAGCTCAAGGTGCTGCAGGCGCTCAAGCCGATGTCGCCCCAGGACGTCGACCGCGACACCGTGCGCGGGCGCTACTGCGAGGGTCTGGTCGACGGGCTGCCGGCAGCGTCGTACGCCGACGACGTGGGCCACCCGACCAGCAGCACCGAGACCTATGTCGCCGTACGGGCCGAGGTGCAGAACTGGCGCTGGGCCGGGGTGCCGTTCTACCTGCGCACCGGCAAGCGCCTGGACCGGCGGATGTCGGAGATCGTGGTGGTGTTCAAGGAGCCCCCGCACGCGATGTTCCCGCACAGCGAGGGCGCCACCTCGCCCAACCGGCTGCACATCCAGGTCCAGCCCGACGAGGGCATGCGTCTGCACCTGACGGCCAAAGAGCCCGGGCCAGGCGGGATCCGGCTGCGGCCGGTGTCGCTGGACCTCAGCTACGCGACGACGTTCACCCAGCGCAGCCCCGACGCCTACGAGCGGCTGCTCATGGACGTCATGCGGGGCAACCCGACCCTGTTCATGCGCCGCGACGAGGTCGAGGCCGCGTGGACCTGGGTCGAGCCGATCCTGAGGCGGTGGGCGACGTCGCCCGAGCGCCCCAAGCGCTACCCGGCCGGCACCAGCGGGCCGACCGCCGCCGCCACGCTCCTCGAGCGCGACGGCCGACACTGGCAGGAGTCCGACGCATGA
- a CDS encoding ROK family transcriptional regulator has protein sequence MTSAGDVLDLVRSGRASTRSELRRLTGLSRTAVVARVSALAEAGLLLVGEELASTGGRPPGSIVFHQDAGVVLAAAIGRSRSQLAVFDLVGEELGSSSLDHEVGAGPEAVMPPVAQHLCRLLDETAGGRAVLAVGVSLPGTVDPVRGVSVDSPVMGGWDGADLAPYLAEVGAAPLYVGNDADVLARSERLGHAARFQDLLVVKASTGLGLGIIAEGRVVSGHLGGAGEIGHTKVDAADGRPCRCGATGCLETLAGGWALVARLTEQGRHVGHVRDLVDLALSGDADAKQLLRESGRRLGEVLAVAINLLNPEAVVLGGDMAAAFDVYAAGVRESVYARASALATRELQFLPSTFGDRAGLVGCASMALDQVLNPAAIDARLSQRPDPS, from the coding sequence GTGACCTCCGCCGGCGACGTACTCGACCTGGTGCGGTCGGGACGGGCCAGCACCCGCTCCGAGCTGCGCCGGCTGACCGGGCTGTCCCGCACGGCGGTGGTCGCCCGGGTCTCCGCCCTCGCCGAGGCCGGACTGCTGCTGGTGGGCGAGGAGCTCGCCTCGACCGGCGGGCGGCCACCCGGCAGCATCGTGTTCCACCAGGACGCGGGCGTCGTGCTCGCCGCCGCCATCGGCCGCTCCCGCTCCCAGCTCGCGGTCTTCGACCTCGTGGGGGAGGAGCTGGGCTCGTCGTCCCTCGACCACGAGGTGGGGGCCGGACCCGAGGCGGTGATGCCGCCGGTGGCCCAACACCTGTGCCGCCTCCTCGACGAGACCGCCGGCGGTCGGGCCGTGCTGGCCGTCGGGGTCAGCCTGCCGGGCACCGTCGACCCGGTCCGCGGCGTCAGCGTCGACTCGCCGGTCATGGGTGGCTGGGACGGCGCCGACCTGGCGCCGTACCTCGCCGAGGTCGGAGCCGCACCGCTCTACGTCGGCAACGACGCGGACGTCCTGGCGCGCTCCGAGCGGCTCGGGCACGCCGCCCGCTTCCAGGACCTGCTCGTCGTCAAGGCCTCGACCGGGCTGGGGCTCGGCATCATCGCCGAGGGCCGGGTGGTGTCCGGGCACCTCGGCGGCGCCGGCGAGATCGGGCACACCAAGGTGGACGCCGCCGACGGCCGTCCCTGCCGCTGCGGCGCCACCGGCTGCCTGGAGACCCTGGCCGGCGGCTGGGCCCTCGTCGCGCGGCTCACCGAGCAGGGCCGCCACGTCGGCCACGTCCGCGACCTGGTCGACCTGGCCCTGTCGGGCGACGCGGACGCCAAGCAGCTGCTGCGCGAGAGCGGACGCCGGCTCGGCGAGGTCCTCGCCGTCGCGATCAACCTGCTCAACCCCGAGGCCGTCGTCCTCGGCGGCGACATGGCGGCCGCCTTCGACGTCTACGCCGCCGGCGTACGGGAGAGCGTCTACGCCCGCGCCTCGGCGCTGGCGACCCGCGAGCTGCAGTTCCTGCCCTCGACCTTCGGCGACCGCGCCGGCCTGGTCGGCTGCGCGTCCATGGCCCTCGACCAGGTCCTCAATCCCGCCGCCATCGACGCCCGCCTCTCCCAGCGTCCCGACCCGTCCTGA
- a CDS encoding AraC family transcriptional regulator — MERGPSIRAWRPPVPGVAEVLHAHFPRHAYPSHTHDTWTLLLVDTGTVVYDLGGHEHATRRASVTLLPPHVPHDGRGATEEGFRKRVVYLEADVLDPGRSGRAVDEPTSGDPALLRRVRALHDALGRPGDELEAASDLALVVERLGAHLRGAPVADAGRDAVRDAVRDPGLAARLRELLDAHLVDGISLAEAAAELDAPPVRLVRTFRRELGISPHRYLTGRRVDAARRLLLDGVPAARVAADVGFHDQSHLTRHFKRVLGVPPGRFAARSSGSTHAR; from the coding sequence ATGGAGCGCGGGCCCTCGATCCGAGCCTGGCGGCCGCCGGTGCCGGGGGTCGCCGAGGTCCTGCATGCGCACTTCCCGCGCCACGCGTACCCGTCGCACACCCACGACACGTGGACGCTGCTCCTGGTCGACACCGGCACGGTCGTCTACGACCTGGGCGGCCACGAGCACGCCACCCGCCGGGCGTCGGTGACGCTGCTTCCGCCGCACGTGCCGCACGACGGGCGCGGGGCGACCGAGGAGGGCTTCCGCAAGCGGGTGGTCTACCTGGAGGCCGACGTCCTGGACCCCGGGCGCTCCGGGCGCGCCGTCGACGAGCCCACGAGCGGCGACCCGGCCCTGCTGCGGCGGGTGCGGGCCCTGCACGACGCGCTGGGCCGACCCGGCGACGAGCTCGAGGCGGCCTCCGACCTGGCACTGGTGGTCGAGCGGCTGGGAGCCCATCTGCGAGGAGCCCCGGTCGCGGACGCGGGGCGGGACGCGGTGCGGGACGCGGTGCGGGATCCTGGGCTCGCGGCGCGGCTGCGCGAGCTCCTGGACGCCCACCTGGTCGACGGCATCAGCCTGGCCGAGGCCGCGGCCGAGCTGGACGCCCCGCCCGTACGCCTGGTCCGCACCTTCCGTCGCGAGCTCGGCATCTCACCGCACCGCTACCTCACCGGCCGCCGGGTCGACGCGGCCCGGCGCCTGCTGCTCGACGGCGTCCCCGCCGCCCGCGTCGCCGCAGACGTCGGCTTCCACGACCAGTCCCACCTGACCCGCCACTTCAAGCGCGTCCTCGGCGTCCCCCCGGGCCGGTTCGCCGCCCGCTCATCCGGATCGACCCATGCGAGGTAG
- a CDS encoding DUF2000 family protein: MHEALTPPFDTKIALLVRDDLVAWQRLNVTAFLASGITAASPHLVGDPYADADGTAYLPLLGMPVLVFQAGGDILRAARERALRRGLPLAVYTSDMFRTGHDAANRATVAAVAGAGLDLVGLALHGPKSAVDKVTKGARLHPAD; the protein is encoded by the coding sequence ATGCACGAGGCCCTCACCCCGCCGTTCGACACCAAGATCGCCCTCCTGGTCCGCGACGACCTCGTCGCCTGGCAGCGCCTCAACGTCACCGCATTCCTCGCCAGCGGCATCACGGCCGCGTCCCCGCACCTGGTCGGCGACCCGTACGCCGACGCCGACGGCACGGCGTACCTGCCGCTGCTGGGGATGCCCGTCCTGGTCTTCCAGGCCGGCGGAGACATCCTGCGCGCGGCCCGGGAGCGGGCGCTGCGGCGCGGGCTGCCGCTGGCGGTCTACACGAGCGACATGTTCCGCACCGGGCACGACGCGGCCAACCGCGCCACCGTCGCCGCGGTCGCCGGCGCCGGCCTCGACCTCGTCGGCCTGGCCCTGCACGGTCCCAAGAGCGCGGTCGACAAGGTCACGAAGGGAGCACGCCTCCATCCCGCCGACTAA
- a CDS encoding aldose epimerase family protein, with the protein MRISEWGTTPSGETVHRLVLGSAPGAVLHVLTLGATVHRLEVEAGGPRRNIALGHRDPADYLGSSDYIGGTIGRYANRIAGGRTTLDEDELTLGAHDRGNHLHGGPDGFDRRVWEVVDAGADHAVLSLVSPDGDQGFPGTVRAQVTFTVTGHAVGVELAATTDAPTLVNLTSHAYFNLDGEGAGTIDEHRLTVPAERYTPVDATGIPLGDHAPVAGTAFDFRRPAAIGPRVRRDEEQIVLARGIDHNYVVDGKGWRTAAVLESPASGTRLTLRSDQPGLQVYTGNFLDGSRRTAEGGLYRQGDGIALEPQLHPDSPNRPDWPSAVLRPGETYRHRLEWELSAIGR; encoded by the coding sequence ATGCGGATCAGCGAGTGGGGCACGACGCCCTCCGGCGAGACGGTGCACCGCCTGGTCCTCGGCTCCGCCCCCGGTGCGGTGCTGCACGTGCTGACGCTCGGAGCCACGGTGCACCGGCTGGAGGTGGAGGCAGGGGGCCCGCGGCGCAACATCGCCCTCGGCCACCGTGATCCCGCCGACTACCTCGGCTCCAGCGACTACATCGGCGGCACGATCGGCCGCTACGCCAACCGGATCGCCGGCGGGCGCACCACGCTCGACGAGGACGAGCTCACGCTCGGCGCACACGACCGCGGCAACCACCTGCACGGCGGCCCCGACGGCTTCGACCGGCGCGTGTGGGAGGTCGTCGACGCCGGCGCGGACCACGCCGTGCTGAGCCTGGTGAGCCCCGACGGCGACCAGGGCTTCCCCGGCACCGTCCGGGCCCAGGTCACCTTCACGGTGACCGGCCACGCCGTCGGCGTGGAGCTGGCGGCGACGACCGATGCCCCGACGCTCGTGAACCTCACCTCCCATGCCTACTTCAACCTCGACGGCGAAGGAGCGGGCACCATCGACGAGCACCGCCTCACGGTGCCCGCCGAGCGCTACACCCCGGTCGACGCCACCGGCATCCCGCTCGGCGACCACGCGCCGGTGGCCGGCACGGCCTTCGACTTCCGGCGACCAGCGGCGATCGGACCGAGGGTGCGGCGCGACGAGGAGCAGATCGTCCTGGCCCGCGGCATCGACCACAACTACGTCGTTGACGGCAAGGGCTGGCGCACCGCGGCCGTGCTCGAGTCGCCCGCGTCGGGCACCCGACTGACGCTGCGCAGCGATCAGCCGGGGCTGCAGGTCTACACCGGGAACTTCCTGGACGGCAGCCGACGTACCGCCGAGGGAGGGCTCTACCGCCAGGGCGACGGGATCGCCCTGGAGCCGCAGCTGCACCCCGACTCCCCGAACCGGCCCGATTGGCCCTCCGCCGTCCTGCGCCCCGGCGAGACCTACCGCCACCGCCTCGAGTGGGAGCTCTCCGCGATCGGCCGATGA
- a CDS encoding TIGR03086 family metal-binding protein yields the protein MDILDLGPATATMRRLVLGIGDDQLALPTPCTAYTVGDLVEHVGGVALAFTGAAHRRPVPGADGGGEGDASRLEEGWRHRIVRDLDVLAEAWRSPAAYDGMTAAAGVALPGAVAARIALDEVVVHGWDLARATGQRFDAHPASVAACLEFVSGFDVPPEAGDGPFGPPVPPPSDATDLERLLALTGRDPRAR from the coding sequence ATGGACATCCTCGACCTCGGCCCCGCCACGGCGACCATGCGACGCCTGGTGCTCGGCATCGGCGACGACCAGCTCGCCCTGCCCACCCCGTGCACGGCGTACACCGTCGGCGACCTCGTCGAGCACGTCGGCGGCGTGGCTCTCGCCTTCACCGGTGCGGCTCACCGCCGACCCGTGCCCGGCGCGGACGGAGGCGGCGAGGGGGACGCGTCCCGGCTGGAGGAGGGCTGGCGCCACCGCATCGTGCGTGACCTGGACGTCCTGGCCGAGGCCTGGCGCAGTCCCGCGGCGTACGACGGGATGACCGCGGCGGCCGGCGTGGCCCTGCCCGGCGCCGTCGCCGCCCGGATCGCGCTCGACGAGGTCGTCGTCCACGGCTGGGACCTGGCGCGCGCGACGGGCCAGCGCTTCGACGCCCACCCGGCCTCGGTGGCGGCCTGCCTGGAGTTCGTCTCCGGCTTCGACGTGCCGCCCGAGGCCGGCGACGGCCCCTTCGGGCCTCCGGTCCCGCCTCCGTCCGACGCCACCGACCTGGAGCGGCTCCTCGCCCTCACCGGCCGCGACCCGCGCGCCCGGTGA
- a CDS encoding NucA/NucB deoxyribonuclease domain-containing protein — MSNENVDESAEFIKRVQETVAPWGVAEPYWLTRTTPEYRDLNRKAACRGFDRQGKSCDEFPFASTLQGCFTWASESSCNAASVDLQDNVRAGRKLGAFYRRERIMRSRSDDQFYVKIYP, encoded by the coding sequence ATGTCGAATGAGAACGTCGACGAGTCGGCAGAATTCATCAAGCGCGTTCAGGAGACTGTGGCGCCGTGGGGGGTCGCAGAACCCTACTGGCTCACTCGGACGACGCCTGAGTATCGAGATCTGAACAGAAAGGCGGCGTGCAGAGGTTTCGATCGTCAGGGTAAATCATGCGATGAATTCCCGTTCGCAAGCACGCTCCAGGGTTGTTTCACCTGGGCGAGCGAGTCAAGTTGCAACGCTGCCTCAGTGGACCTGCAAGACAATGTGAGGGCTGGCCGGAAGCTTGGCGCATTCTATAGGCGTGAGAGAATAATGCGATCTCGATCGGACGACCAGTTTTATGTTAAGATCTATCCATAA
- a CDS encoding sigma-70 family RNA polymerase sigma factor codes for MDDFDEFVQARIQALHAFAASLTGDHHEAWDLVQDALMRLAVAWDRVDCARNPDAYARTILVRLNLNRLRRLGRETRAYVRFKTDDSTRQPQTAEPPDPQTWLAAALHALPARQRTAVALVHVWEFTLSEAAEFMGCSPNTAKTHVARGMKTLRAVTSERKDDVD; via the coding sequence GTGGACGACTTCGATGAGTTTGTCCAAGCGCGAATCCAAGCGCTCCATGCTTTCGCCGCTTCGCTCACCGGCGACCATCATGAGGCATGGGACCTGGTTCAAGACGCCCTGATGCGTCTGGCGGTGGCATGGGACCGCGTCGACTGCGCGCGTAACCCTGACGCATACGCGAGGACGATCCTGGTGAGGCTCAACCTCAACCGCCTTCGTCGACTCGGACGCGAGACCCGCGCCTACGTCAGGTTCAAGACGGACGACTCGACGCGACAGCCTCAGACGGCGGAGCCACCAGACCCTCAGACTTGGCTCGCGGCCGCACTCCACGCGCTTCCCGCGCGTCAGCGAACCGCAGTCGCTTTGGTTCACGTTTGGGAGTTCACCCTCAGCGAGGCGGCCGAATTCATGGGCTGCAGTCCGAACACCGCCAAGACGCACGTCGCCCGGGGCATGAAGACCCTGCGTGCTGTCACATCCGAAAGGAAGGACGATGTCGACTAA